One Sanguibacter sp. HDW7 DNA window includes the following coding sequences:
- a CDS encoding sigma-70 family RNA polymerase sigma factor → MSDDVAVEDHVLSDAELITAVRRGDTASFGVLFARHSGAATAVARRYLPASDADDAVAGAFEKVLGVLRAGKGPDVAFRAYLFTVVRRRAVEMLERGRRAAPTDDDHVFESAVGPLASSEDPALKGFEDRTVARAFQALPERWRSVLWYTDIEGLAPADVAPALGMTPNAVSALAYRAREGLRQAYLQAHLADVADDDACARTNAQLGAYVRGGLSRRESTRVEEHLEDCARCRAVALELGDLAAGMRATVAPLVVGLLGLAALGGLPLVLAGAGASAAGSAGSAGGSGTDGRSTARQTTVGAGAGLVAAGSARGGGAVIGVAGGAAAAVGGGAGAAAGASAGAAAGGAVAAGVAAGAARLGPRWLVGAAAGVAGLLVAGGLAIGAGWFDDDAPPAAGPSTTGAPSVPGGAGASTLPSEGTTEPGATTGPTTTAPTTTPTGDASVPTTPTQRPTAVPTRPPTAAPTAEPTSRPTDRPTADPTSRPTDRPTADPTSRPTAEPTTAPPTTAPPTTPPIAPPTTAPPTTAPPTTAPPTTPPVVDPPAVVTLGTSTVLVSGGAGVVDLRVQRPTVLTAPLSVRVTLPAAAEWDGAVLATSGGAASAWVCAADTPRTATCTLMPDGVARRAAEPVVFPSGVLRSIERAAAPRVATVTDTLPFAVRLAAGVVDLGSLHVEVTYGDADPVADTVSLGRALAVELDADTGQGTLVLRSTKTAGTAATTTLDVTNPGRALDAVVVEIEVPQSLTVVGEGCVGSAQADGTTTLRCTFPTLAEGGSRPIELTVQAVAGAPLTLTRLPVTLTATVGATSHEVVSGVDVQIDTDRAALRDRFQGSYRAYEIGAPTIHCAAGAGTCLQQAAGNVNNDAVSNRVVLDGQGERPFSTSSLTLPAGARVVGAYLTWGASYGDGRRPAVVPGDATSRGQGVLTVPDGVAVPVAGESRLASTALGGLLLGGRDYFQATADVTDSVRQALVRASGAHDGGWSFVPKVAPGTDAALFGGWSLTVVVEEPGAPHADVRIYDALEILSGSTTSEVSFVVDEASDVRLGVTVWEGDRGIAGDKVTLDGAPLLPVGGLANPDNAFDSTATGFAVPGVAGPVNSFGVDVRGFAPATVAAGTRMLTFGTSGDAFALAAFTLTLTPRG, encoded by the coding sequence GTGAGCGACGACGTCGCGGTCGAGGACCACGTCCTGTCCGACGCAGAGCTCATCACTGCCGTGCGCAGGGGCGACACGGCCTCGTTCGGTGTGCTCTTCGCGCGGCACTCGGGCGCGGCGACGGCTGTTGCGCGACGATATCTGCCGGCGTCCGACGCGGACGACGCGGTCGCGGGAGCCTTCGAGAAGGTCTTGGGCGTCCTGCGGGCGGGCAAGGGCCCGGACGTCGCGTTCCGCGCGTATCTCTTCACGGTCGTGCGTCGTCGCGCGGTGGAGATGCTCGAGCGCGGTCGGCGTGCGGCGCCGACGGACGACGATCACGTCTTCGAGTCGGCTGTCGGCCCGCTCGCGTCGTCGGAGGACCCGGCGCTCAAGGGATTCGAGGACAGGACGGTCGCGCGCGCGTTCCAGGCGTTGCCGGAGAGGTGGCGTTCGGTCCTCTGGTACACGGACATCGAGGGGCTTGCGCCGGCCGACGTCGCGCCGGCGCTCGGCATGACGCCGAACGCCGTGTCGGCGCTCGCGTACCGGGCGCGCGAGGGGCTGCGGCAGGCGTACCTGCAGGCGCACCTCGCGGACGTGGCGGACGACGACGCGTGCGCGCGCACGAACGCGCAGCTCGGCGCGTACGTGCGTGGAGGTCTGTCGCGACGTGAGTCGACGCGCGTCGAGGAGCATCTCGAGGACTGCGCACGGTGCCGTGCGGTCGCGCTCGAGCTCGGGGACCTCGCGGCGGGCATGCGGGCGACTGTCGCGCCTCTCGTCGTGGGTCTGCTGGGGCTGGCCGCGCTGGGCGGGCTGCCGCTCGTGCTCGCGGGGGCCGGGGCGTCTGCTGCGGGTTCTGCGGGCAGTGCCGGTGGCTCTGGCACCGACGGACGGTCGACCGCGCGCCAGACGACGGTCGGTGCGGGGGCCGGGCTTGTGGCGGCGGGCTCCGCCCGGGGCGGCGGCGCCGTGATCGGGGTTGCGGGCGGTGCCGCTGCAGCGGTTGGTGGTGGTGCTGGCGCGGCTGCGGGGGCGAGTGCTGGCGCGGCTGCGGGTGGCGCTGTAGCCGCGGGCGTCGCGGCGGGCGCCGCGCGCCTCGGGCCGCGCTGGCTCGTCGGGGCGGCTGCGGGCGTCGCGGGACTGCTCGTCGCCGGCGGCCTCGCGATCGGCGCCGGTTGGTTCGACGACGACGCGCCTCCTGCGGCCGGCCCGTCGACGACGGGTGCGCCGTCCGTACCCGGGGGCGCGGGCGCGTCGACGCTCCCGAGCGAGGGGACGACGGAGCCCGGGGCGACGACAGGCCCGACGACGACCGCTCCGACGACGACGCCGACGGGTGACGCGAGCGTCCCGACGACGCCCACGCAACGGCCGACGGCGGTGCCAACACGCCCGCCGACCGCCGCGCCGACTGCTGAACCGACGTCGCGTCCGACGGACCGACCCACGGCTGACCCGACGTCGCGTCCGACGGACCGACCCACGGCTGACCCGACGTCGCGCCCCACCGCCGAACCGACCACGGCACCTCCCACCACCGCACCTCCCACGACTCCGCCGATCGCGCCGCCGACGACGGCTCCTCCGACGACGGCACCGCCGACGACGGCACCGCCGACGACCCCGCCCGTCGTCGACCCGCCGGCGGTCGTGACGCTCGGGACGAGCACGGTGCTCGTCTCGGGTGGTGCGGGCGTCGTCGACCTCCGGGTCCAGCGCCCGACGGTGCTCACGGCGCCGCTGTCCGTGCGCGTGACGCTCCCGGCCGCTGCCGAGTGGGACGGTGCCGTGCTCGCCACGTCAGGCGGGGCGGCGTCGGCCTGGGTGTGCGCGGCCGACACCCCGCGGACCGCGACCTGCACCCTCATGCCTGACGGCGTCGCCCGGCGCGCCGCCGAGCCCGTCGTGTTCCCGTCCGGTGTGCTCCGGTCGATCGAACGTGCGGCGGCGCCCCGCGTCGCGACGGTCACCGACACTCTCCCCTTCGCCGTGAGGCTCGCGGCGGGCGTCGTCGACCTCGGGTCGCTGCACGTCGAGGTGACGTACGGTGACGCCGACCCCGTCGCGGACACGGTGTCGCTCGGGCGCGCGCTCGCGGTGGAGCTCGACGCTGACACGGGGCAGGGCACCCTCGTCCTGCGGTCCACGAAGACCGCCGGCACCGCAGCCACGACGACTCTCGACGTCACCAACCCCGGTCGTGCCCTCGACGCTGTGGTCGTCGAGATCGAGGTGCCGCAGTCGCTCACCGTCGTGGGCGAGGGTTGCGTCGGGTCGGCCCAGGCCGACGGGACGACGACTCTCCGGTGCACGTTCCCCACGCTCGCGGAGGGTGGGTCGCGCCCCATCGAGCTCACCGTCCAGGCGGTCGCGGGCGCGCCGCTCACCCTGACCCGGCTCCCGGTGACGCTCACGGCGACGGTCGGGGCGACGTCGCACGAGGTCGTCTCGGGCGTCGACGTCCAGATCGACACGGATCGCGCCGCGCTGCGCGACCGGTTCCAGGGCAGCTATCGCGCCTACGAGATCGGCGCGCCGACGATCCACTGCGCCGCGGGCGCGGGAACGTGCCTGCAGCAGGCCGCCGGCAATGTGAACAACGACGCGGTGAGCAACAGGGTCGTGCTCGACGGACAGGGAGAACGACCGTTCTCGACCTCGAGCCTCACGCTCCCCGCGGGCGCCCGCGTCGTCGGCGCGTACCTCACGTGGGGGGCGTCGTACGGCGACGGGAGGCGTCCTGCGGTGGTGCCGGGCGACGCCACGTCGCGTGGGCAGGGCGTGCTCACGGTCCCGGACGGCGTCGCTGTCCCCGTCGCGGGGGAGTCGCGGCTTGCCTCGACCGCCCTGGGCGGCCTGCTCCTGGGCGGACGAGACTACTTCCAGGCCACGGCGGACGTCACGGACAGTGTGCGTCAGGCTCTCGTGCGCGCATCCGGCGCGCACGACGGCGGCTGGTCGTTCGTGCCCAAGGTCGCGCCGGGCACGGACGCCGCCCTCTTCGGCGGCTGGAGCCTCACCGTCGTCGTCGAGGAACCCGGTGCGCCGCACGCGGACGTGCGGATCTACGACGCCCTCGAGATCCTCTCCGGCTCGACGACGAGCGAGGTGTCGTTCGTGGTGGACGAGGCGTCCGACGTGCGCCTGGGCGTCACCGTGTGGGAGGGCGACCGGGGGATCGCCGGCGACAAGGTGACGCTCGACGGTGCGCCCCTCCTGCCCGTGGGAGGGCTCGCGAACCCCGACAACGCGTTCGACTCGACCGCGACCGGCTTCGCCGTCCCCGGCGTCGCAGGCCCGGTCAACAGCTTTGGCGTCGACGTCCGCGGGTTCGCCCCGGCGACGGTCGCGGCCGGCACGCGCATGCTCACGTTCGGCACGTCGGGCGACGCGTTCGCGCTCGCGGCCTTCACGCTGACGCTCACGCCGCGCGGCTGA
- the upp gene encoding uracil phosphoribosyltransferase: MRLHVADHPLVAHKLSVLRDERTASPTFRLLVDELVTLLAYEATRDVHTVTVPITTPVAPTTGTKIADPQPIVIPILRAGLGMLEGMTRLLPTAEVGFLGMQRDETTLEAITYANRLPDDLTGRQVFLLDPMLATGATLVAAINYVLERGARDVTAVCLLAAPEGIEVLKAAVGDRADVSIVVAAVDSHLTEKAYIYPGLGDAGDRLYGIVD; encoded by the coding sequence ATGCGCCTGCACGTAGCCGACCACCCGCTGGTGGCCCACAAGCTCTCCGTCCTCCGCGACGAGCGGACCGCCTCCCCCACCTTCAGGCTCCTGGTCGACGAGCTCGTCACGCTGCTCGCCTACGAGGCGACGCGCGACGTGCACACCGTCACGGTCCCGATCACGACGCCCGTCGCCCCGACGACCGGCACGAAGATCGCCGACCCGCAGCCCATCGTCATCCCGATCCTCCGCGCGGGCCTCGGCATGCTCGAGGGCATGACGCGCCTCCTGCCGACGGCCGAGGTCGGCTTCCTCGGCATGCAGCGCGACGAGACGACCCTCGAGGCCATCACGTACGCGAACCGCCTGCCCGACGACCTCACGGGCCGCCAGGTCTTCCTGCTCGACCCCATGCTCGCGACCGGCGCGACCCTCGTCGCCGCGATCAACTACGTGCTCGAGCGCGGCGCCCGCGACGTCACAGCCGTGTGCCTGCTCGCAGCGCCCGAGGGCATCGAGGTCCTCAAGGCCGCCGTCGGCGACCGCGCCGACGTGTCGATCGTCGTCGCCGCCGTCGACTCCCACCTCACCGAGAAGGCCTACATCTACCCGGGTCTCGGCGACGCGGGCGACCGCCTCTACGGCATCGTCGACTGA
- a CDS encoding nucleoside deaminase: MGLALDEARAALVTGDVPVGAVVLDADGVVVGRGRNEREASGDPTAHAEVLALREAARTRGEWRLEGCTLVVTLEPCVMCAGAIVAARVPRLVLGAWDPKVGATGSAWDLVRDPRQNHFVEVHPGVRRAECERLLTDFFDARR; the protein is encoded by the coding sequence ATGGGCCTCGCGCTCGACGAGGCGCGGGCTGCCCTGGTGACGGGCGACGTGCCCGTCGGGGCCGTCGTGCTCGACGCCGACGGTGTCGTCGTCGGGCGTGGCCGTAACGAGCGGGAGGCGAGCGGCGACCCGACCGCGCACGCCGAGGTGCTCGCGCTGCGCGAGGCAGCGCGGACGCGCGGGGAGTGGCGGCTCGAGGGGTGCACGCTCGTCGTGACGCTCGAGCCGTGCGTCATGTGCGCGGGGGCGATCGTCGCAGCGCGGGTGCCGCGGCTCGTGCTGGGGGCGTGGGACCCGAAGGTCGGGGCGACGGGCTCGGCGTGGGACCTCGTGCGGGACCCACGGCAGAACCACTTCGTCGAGGTCCACCCGGGCGTGCGCCGGGCGGAGTGCGAGCGTCTCCTCACGGACTTCTTCGACGCTCGCCGCTAG
- a CDS encoding tyrosine-protein phosphatase produces MSTPDLSTVPGFANLRDVGGLAAGTSTVRSGVLLRSDAPGPLDDTTLDVLRTAGVRHVLDLRDLEEAGHQPTPFAAAGFDVRSMPIFTGSARSFATVGTSLRAMYVSMAADCGTTLTEAVRYVAVPSSSVPDGSGAGLPGSGGALPDGSEGGVLVHCTAGKDRTGLTVALALRAVGVARGDVVANYAETEARLRGPWLDAKLELLRRFVGDDAESYTEVLVTSPAEVLEEFLDTVEDGSREATRPYLRAHGMTDAELETLTRRLLA; encoded by the coding sequence ATGAGCACCCCCGACCTCTCGACCGTCCCCGGCTTCGCCAACCTCCGCGACGTCGGCGGGCTCGCCGCGGGCACCTCGACCGTACGGTCCGGCGTCCTGCTGCGCTCCGACGCCCCCGGGCCCCTCGACGACACCACGCTCGACGTGCTGCGCACCGCGGGCGTACGGCACGTGCTCGACCTGCGCGACCTCGAGGAGGCCGGCCACCAGCCGACGCCCTTCGCCGCCGCCGGCTTCGACGTGCGCAGCATGCCGATCTTCACCGGCTCGGCCCGCTCGTTCGCGACCGTCGGCACGTCGCTCCGCGCGATGTACGTGAGCATGGCCGCGGACTGCGGCACGACCCTCACCGAGGCTGTGCGGTACGTCGCGGTTCCGTCGTCGTCGGTGCCCGACGGTTCCGGGGCCGGCCTGCCCGGGTCCGGCGGGGCGCTGCCCGACGGCTCCGAGGGCGGTGTCCTCGTGCACTGCACGGCAGGCAAGGACCGCACGGGCCTCACGGTGGCGCTCGCGCTGCGCGCCGTCGGCGTCGCGCGCGGCGACGTCGTCGCCAACTACGCCGAGACCGAGGCGCGCCTGCGCGGGCCGTGGCTCGACGCGAAGCTCGAGCTGCTGCGACGCTTCGTCGGCGACGATGCCGAGTCCTACACCGAAGTGCTCGTCACGAGCCCTGCCGAGGTGCTCGAGGAGTTCCTCGACACGGTCGAGGACGGCTCGCGCGAGGCGACGCGCCCGTACCTGCGCGCGCACGGCATGACGGACGCAGAGCTCGAGACGCTCACCCGTCGCCTCCTGGCCTGA
- a CDS encoding NAD-dependent protein deacetylase: MRGARTLVLTGAGLSTDSGIPDYRGPGSAPRNPMTYEQFVGDAGFRRHYWARNHVGWRHMAATRPNDGHRALTALEASGHVTGVVTQNVDTLHQRAGTRTVVDLHGSFDRVTCLACQAVVPRETLDARLTALNPGFRESHGPVGDIEIAPDADAVIEATAGFVVAPCDSCGGILKPDIVYFGEQVPRERVGRAFALVDDADVLLVAGSSLTVHSGLRFVRHAARRGTPVAIVNRGATRGDELATLRLDAGTSETLVGLLPRLLPVPARPTTSAVSGGRITA, from the coding sequence ATGCGCGGCGCGCGCACGCTCGTCCTCACGGGCGCAGGGCTCTCGACGGACTCGGGCATCCCCGACTACCGCGGGCCGGGCTCGGCTCCCCGCAACCCCATGACGTACGAGCAGTTCGTCGGCGACGCGGGCTTCCGACGCCACTACTGGGCCCGCAACCACGTCGGCTGGCGACACATGGCCGCGACGCGCCCCAACGACGGGCACCGCGCGCTCACCGCGCTCGAGGCGTCGGGCCACGTCACGGGCGTCGTCACGCAGAACGTCGACACGCTCCACCAGCGGGCCGGCACACGCACCGTCGTCGACCTCCACGGGTCCTTCGACCGCGTGACGTGCCTGGCCTGCCAGGCCGTCGTTCCACGTGAAACGCTCGACGCCCGGCTCACCGCCCTCAACCCCGGCTTCCGCGAGTCCCACGGGCCCGTCGGCGACATCGAGATCGCACCCGACGCCGACGCGGTCATCGAGGCCACCGCCGGGTTCGTCGTCGCGCCGTGCGACTCGTGCGGCGGCATCCTCAAGCCCGACATCGTCTACTTCGGCGAGCAGGTGCCGCGGGAGCGCGTCGGACGCGCGTTCGCGCTCGTCGACGACGCCGACGTGCTGCTCGTCGCCGGCTCGTCCCTCACCGTCCACTCAGGCCTGCGGTTCGTGCGGCACGCCGCCCGGCGCGGCACGCCCGTCGCGATCGTCAACCGCGGCGCGACCCGCGGCGACGAGCTCGCGACGCTCCGGCTCGACGCCGGCACGAGCGAGACCCTCGTCGGGCTCCTGCCCCGTCTGCTGCCCGTGCCCGCACGGCCCACGACGTCCGCCGTGAGCGGTGGCAGGATCACGGCATGA
- a CDS encoding peptide MFS transporter produces the protein MSSIKGGRTMATTAGSRSDTRFFGHPLGLMTLFGTELWERFSYYGMRAILLYFITDTLANGGLGLDRSTGVAVTSIYGASVYLLSVVGGWLADRVIGARRATLYGGLVIALGHVLLALPGGAGPAFAGIIAVAIGTGLLKPNVSSMVGELYARDDNRRDGGFAIFYMGINLGSFFSPIIVGAVRSAAGYHAGFLVAAIGMAFALVFFILGRKVLHGAGDVVGNPITADERPALVRAGLAILGLVLLAVGASAVVQSVRADGAAFGTSGIVDAISYLAFAAPIGYFLVMLRSPKVTAPERSRVLAYIPLFIAAMLFWMINEQAASSLAAFAEDRTVLTFLGFTIQPEFFQSVNPAIIIVGAPIMAGVWMRLGDRGPTVAHKFGIGLALAASSFVLLSVLTASFGDAKVPAWVLVLTYAVQTVGELFLSPVGLAATTLLAPRAFRSQAMALWFLAPAAGQAITAQLVSATENLAESYVPYFGTVGGVTLGLAGLFFLVAPWIQRRITEGEDETPEPAAH, from the coding sequence ATGTCCAGCATCAAGGGAGGCCGCACCATGGCGACAACCGCCGGATCGAGGTCCGACACACGCTTCTTCGGGCACCCGCTCGGACTCATGACGCTGTTCGGCACGGAGCTGTGGGAACGGTTCAGCTACTACGGGATGCGCGCCATCCTGCTGTACTTCATCACCGACACGCTCGCGAACGGCGGCCTCGGCCTCGACCGTTCGACGGGTGTCGCGGTCACGTCGATCTACGGCGCGAGCGTCTACCTGCTCTCCGTCGTCGGTGGCTGGCTCGCCGACCGGGTCATCGGCGCACGGCGTGCGACCCTCTACGGCGGTCTCGTCATCGCGCTCGGCCACGTGCTGCTCGCGCTGCCCGGCGGCGCGGGTCCCGCGTTCGCGGGCATCATCGCGGTCGCGATCGGTACGGGCCTGCTCAAGCCCAACGTCTCGAGCATGGTCGGCGAGCTCTACGCACGCGACGACAACCGTCGCGACGGTGGCTTCGCGATCTTCTACATGGGCATCAACCTCGGCTCGTTCTTCTCGCCGATCATCGTCGGCGCCGTGCGCAGCGCGGCGGGCTACCACGCGGGCTTCCTCGTCGCCGCGATCGGCATGGCGTTCGCTCTGGTGTTCTTCATCCTCGGCCGCAAGGTCCTCCACGGCGCGGGGGACGTCGTCGGGAACCCGATCACGGCCGACGAGCGGCCCGCGCTGGTCCGCGCGGGCCTCGCCATTCTGGGCCTCGTCCTCCTCGCTGTCGGGGCGTCGGCCGTCGTGCAGAGCGTGCGCGCGGACGGGGCGGCGTTCGGCACGAGCGGCATCGTCGACGCGATCTCCTACCTCGCGTTCGCCGCGCCCATCGGCTACTTCCTCGTCATGCTCCGCTCGCCCAAGGTCACGGCGCCCGAGCGCTCGCGGGTGCTCGCGTACATCCCGCTGTTCATCGCGGCGATGCTCTTCTGGATGATCAACGAGCAGGCGGCGAGCTCGCTCGCGGCGTTCGCCGAGGACCGCACGGTTCTCACGTTCCTGGGCTTCACGATCCAGCCGGAGTTCTTCCAGTCGGTCAACCCGGCGATCATCATCGTCGGAGCCCCCATCATGGCGGGCGTGTGGATGCGGCTCGGCGACAGGGGCCCGACGGTTGCGCACAAGTTCGGCATCGGGCTCGCGCTCGCGGCGTCGTCGTTCGTGCTCCTCTCGGTGCTCACGGCGTCGTTCGGCGACGCGAAGGTGCCCGCGTGGGTGCTGGTCCTCACGTATGCGGTCCAGACTGTCGGCGAGCTGTTCCTCTCGCCCGTCGGCCTCGCGGCGACGACGCTCCTGGCGCCGCGCGCGTTCCGCTCGCAGGCGATGGCGCTGTGGTTCCTCGCGCCTGCGGCTGGCCAGGCGATCACGGCCCAGCTCGTCTCGGCGACGGAGAACCTCGCGGAGTCGTACGTGCCGTACTTCGGCACGGTCGGCGGCGTGACGCTGGGCCTCGCGGGCCTCTTCTTCCTTGTCGCGCCGTGGATCCAGCGGCGCATCACCGAGGGCGAGGACGAGACGCCGGAGCCGGCCGCGCACTGA
- a CDS encoding CueP family metal-binding protein has product MRRRPALAAAPALALAAALALGACTGAPDTAPTSAPTTTTPAQVDADTLLAPYELDGLDGREIVDRLEKLGGDDRPATLMASVRTDHLLLSTDAGEAQVPLPEDLFYVSVAPFAGQTHECFYHSLTTCQGELADTDLTLTITADDGTVVHTAETRTGPNGFVGTWVPRGTTGVVTVTTPDGRTGQVNLGTGDDDPTCVTTLRIA; this is encoded by the coding sequence GTGCGACGCCGCCCCGCCCTTGCCGCAGCCCCAGCCCTCGCCCTCGCCGCAGCCCTCGCGCTCGGCGCCTGCACCGGGGCGCCCGACACTGCGCCGACGAGCGCCCCCACGACGACCACGCCCGCCCAGGTCGACGCCGACACGCTGCTCGCCCCCTACGAGCTCGACGGCCTCGACGGACGCGAGATCGTCGACCGCCTCGAGAAGCTCGGCGGCGACGACCGCCCCGCCACCCTCATGGCGAGCGTCCGCACCGACCACCTGCTGCTGAGCACCGACGCCGGCGAGGCACAGGTCCCGCTCCCCGAGGACCTCTTCTACGTCTCCGTCGCCCCCTTCGCCGGACAGACCCACGAGTGCTTCTACCACTCGCTCACGACGTGCCAGGGCGAGCTCGCCGACACCGACCTCACCCTGACGATCACCGCCGACGACGGCACCGTCGTTCATACCGCCGAGACGCGGACCGGCCCCAACGGCTTCGTCGGGACGTGGGTGCCGCGCGGTACCACCGGCGTCGTCACGGTGACCACGCCCGACGGGCGCACCGGTCAGGTCAACCTCGGCACGGGCGACGACGACCCCACCTGCGTGACGACGCTGCGGATCGCCTGA
- a CDS encoding glycoside hydrolase family 13 protein has protein sequence MTPQSAQSTPAAQPWWREAVFYQVYPRSFGDTTGDGIGDLAGITARLDHVAALGADALWLSPFYPSPQVDAGYDVSDYCDVDPMFGTLDDLDTLVAAAHERGLRVTIDLVPNHCSDQHPWFQAALAAGPGSPERDLFHFVEGRGEHGELPPNNWRSAFGGPSWTRVTEPDGTPGQWYYHLFAPEQPDFDWGRPEVLAEYERVLRFWLDRGIDGFRIDVSDALIKDTAWEDTAGGFPNIPKDDASGVHEIYRAFRAVMDSYDGDRMAVIETGAPDDIVALFLRPDEMHLAFNFRFVKAGWDSDAIRAAVDESIAAYGAVGAPTTWVTDNHDTTRSVTRYGADVRLEGEYVPGSTAERPLDDAALDRGTRRARAMAVLLLGLPGAAYVYAGQELGLPEVVDLPLDVLQDPIVARSGGTSRGRDGCRVPLPWSGTRAPFGFAPEGTTPWLPQPAGWASLTAETQADDDASMLTLYRALGALRAAEPALRGGDVEWLEQTPTRLVLRRTPAAGAGGRALTLVVNLGEEPGALPAGELVLATAPVDAGMLAGESAAVLA, from the coding sequence GTGACCCCGCAGAGCGCCCAGTCCACGCCCGCCGCCCAGCCCTGGTGGCGCGAGGCCGTCTTCTACCAGGTGTACCCGCGCTCGTTCGGGGACACGACGGGCGACGGCATCGGCGACCTCGCCGGCATCACCGCGCGCCTCGACCACGTCGCCGCGCTCGGCGCCGACGCCCTGTGGCTCTCGCCGTTCTACCCGTCGCCGCAGGTCGACGCCGGCTATGACGTCTCGGACTACTGCGACGTCGACCCGATGTTCGGCACCCTCGACGACCTCGACACGCTCGTCGCCGCCGCCCACGAGCGCGGCCTGCGCGTGACGATCGACCTCGTCCCCAACCACTGCTCCGACCAGCACCCGTGGTTCCAGGCCGCGCTCGCGGCAGGCCCGGGCAGCCCCGAGCGTGACCTCTTCCACTTCGTCGAGGGACGCGGCGAGCACGGGGAGCTGCCGCCCAACAACTGGCGCTCGGCGTTCGGCGGCCCCTCGTGGACACGCGTCACGGAGCCCGACGGCACCCCGGGCCAGTGGTACTACCACCTCTTCGCTCCCGAGCAGCCGGACTTCGACTGGGGCCGGCCCGAGGTGCTCGCCGAGTACGAGCGCGTCCTGCGCTTCTGGCTCGACCGCGGCATCGACGGCTTCCGCATCGACGTGTCCGACGCGCTCATCAAGGACACGGCGTGGGAGGACACGGCCGGCGGCTTCCCGAACATCCCCAAGGACGACGCGAGCGGCGTCCACGAGATCTATCGGGCCTTCCGCGCCGTCATGGACTCCTATGACGGCGACCGCATGGCCGTCATCGAGACGGGCGCACCCGACGACATCGTCGCGCTGTTCCTGCGCCCCGACGAGATGCACCTCGCGTTCAACTTCCGCTTCGTCAAGGCCGGCTGGGACTCCGACGCGATCCGCGCGGCCGTCGACGAGTCGATCGCGGCGTACGGCGCGGTCGGTGCGCCGACGACGTGGGTGACTGACAACCACGACACGACGCGCTCGGTGACGCGCTACGGCGCGGACGTGCGCCTCGAGGGCGAGTACGTGCCCGGCTCGACGGCCGAGCGGCCGCTCGACGACGCCGCGCTCGACCGCGGGACGCGCCGGGCGCGCGCGATGGCGGTCCTCCTGCTCGGCCTGCCGGGCGCCGCCTACGTGTACGCGGGTCAGGAGCTCGGGCTGCCTGAGGTGGTCGACCTGCCGCTGGACGTCCTCCAGGACCCGATCGTCGCGCGCTCGGGCGGCACGTCGCGCGGGCGCGACGGCTGCCGTGTGCCGCTGCCGTGGTCGGGCACGAGAGCGCCCTTCGGCTTCGCCCCCGAGGGGACGACGCCGTGGCTCCCGCAGCCCGCGGGGTGGGCGTCGCTCACTGCGGAGACCCAGGCCGACGACGACGCCTCGATGCTCACGCTCTACCGGGCGCTCGGCGCGCTCCGGGCGGCCGAGCCCGCGCTGCGCGGCGGTGACGTCGAGTGGCTGGAGCAGACGCCGACGCGTCTCGTGCTGCGACGCACCCCTGCGGCCGGCGCAGGCGGGCGGGCGCTCACGCTCGTCGTCAACCTCGGCGAGGAGCCGGGTGCGCTCCCGGCGGGAGAGCTCGTGCTCGCCACCGCGCCCGTCGATGCGGGGATGCTTGCGGGAGAGTCGGCCGCGGTCCTCGCCTGA
- a CDS encoding tetratricopeptide repeat protein yields MAADTTTHTHQTTTSEPRDAAEDIRVALHRLSSAAPEEFFNIANDLRALGCDDAAVPFYEKAIEAGVPEATYNLALLHHESGRTDLARAGFVAASEAGDAKGAFMAAQIFEACADDDRAALHYSRALELPETPVRLARVLRRIGLVREAEEIVAESVTTSWESAVEHALSDATPVAEGLALLDAHWSRGETRVAVTLALLLEEDGREDDAEAILLVAAEAGDIQALTNLGTHWCDHGDLEAARRAWNDAAQRGDALARRLLEQHPL; encoded by the coding sequence ATGGCCGCAGACACGACGACGCACACGCACCAGACGACGACGTCTGAGCCGCGCGATGCCGCAGAGGACATCCGCGTCGCGCTCCACCGCCTGTCCTCGGCAGCCCCCGAGGAGTTCTTCAACATCGCGAACGACCTCCGGGCGCTCGGATGCGACGACGCGGCGGTGCCGTTCTACGAGAAGGCCATCGAGGCGGGAGTCCCCGAGGCCACGTACAACCTCGCGCTGCTGCACCATGAGAGCGGTCGCACGGATCTTGCGCGCGCAGGGTTCGTCGCGGCGTCGGAGGCCGGGGACGCGAAGGGCGCGTTCATGGCCGCCCAGATCTTCGAGGCCTGCGCGGACGACGACCGTGCAGCGCTCCACTACTCGCGTGCCCTCGAGCTTCCTGAGACCCCCGTGCGCCTCGCCCGTGTGCTGCGGCGCATCGGGCTCGTCCGTGAGGCCGAGGAGATCGTCGCGGAGTCCGTGACGACGAGCTGGGAGTCGGCGGTCGAGCACGCGCTGAGCGACGCGACGCCGGTCGCCGAGGGGCTCGCGCTTCTCGACGCCCACTGGTCCCGCGGGGAGACGCGCGTCGCGGTGACGCTCGCGCTGCTCCTCGAGGAGGACGGCCGCGAGGACGACGCCGAGGCCATCCTCCTCGTCGCGGCCGAGGCCGGCGACATCCAGGCGCTCACGAACCTCGGCACGCACTGGTGCGACCACGGTGACCTCGAGGCCGCACGGCGCGCGTGGAACGACGCCGCGCAGCGGGGTGACGCCCTCGCGCGGCGGCTCCTCGAGCAGCACCCGCTCTGA